Below is a genomic region from Medicago truncatula cultivar Jemalong A17 chromosome 3, MtrunA17r5.0-ANR, whole genome shotgun sequence.
ctatttgtcaatatttatattttatagaacatcatttcataagaaaaaaacatcatttcattgtttataagaattatagtaatttttttacatattatcataaaaaaataacgaATGTTCtcgattatgagtgataaaaattcaaaaaataataattttattttgttgacatttttgatgaataagatttagttattataattataaatgattaaaaataatatttttcttcaaaaaaacaacttatttaactattaatttaaagagtgtgTGTACtagtacactcaaatatattggatgTACCGTAGAATTTGCCTAATTATAAACATGATTTGTGTAGAGATGGTAAATAGATTTAATGAGTTAAATTGTAATTAATGACCATGAGTTATGTTTATGTGTTAGTGTATATGATAGGTCTAGAACTAAAATTAAATGTAGTTTGGAAACGAATGGTAGTTAATTGTTGTTGGAGGTATTTTGGTCAACTTGAGGTGCCTATGAAAAAACACTAGGTGCCTAAAGAGAAATTTTCGTGTGGGTTTGAGTCAAGTGTATGAGCTTGCATAAATGAACTCTTATACCGATCATTTGGAGATCACAAAACAAATTGTCTATGTATTCCATTGATTATCATCGGTAATTTAAAAGTAaacataacttaaaaaaaaaaagtctacatGTTTGAAACAAACATGCACAAAGACaaactttcaaacaaaaaagaaaagacaataaaacCAAATGATAGTGGAGAAGAGACTCCATATCATACaacaaaagagaagaagaaaaaaccattCAAAACTAGTATTTTTCGGATCCTTAGTCCTATTCATAATCCCACCCCATTTCCAACCTCCTTTTGATCTTTGATTGTCATTTCTTTCATCTTCAGATTAACCTCCTTCAAATTCTCATcaataaaagatgaaaaatcaTTGAGATCAGATTTGCTCATCGAATTTCCATTAAATTCTATGGTTTGAATATAATGATCAATGATATTGGTCATTTCCATCTTTCTGGTTTCCTCCCTTTGCTTCTTCAACTGCTCGTAGACTTTCCCAATGCTTTGCTTCAAGAAGACCTCCTGATCCACCATCTTTTTACATTGTTCATATCCAGGCAAACTCCTAAACCTAGATATCACACTTCTGACCCCTGAATCTGATGGCCAAACTTCTACTCGAGGGTTGTTTTGCTCTGAAATTATTGCACATGCTTCGACTCCACATAGGGTGCTAATTTCATTAATCTTCTTCATaattcctattaaaaaaatatatatcaataaacAATATATAATCGATggtaaaatttcaaattaattacTAAATGAAATCCAAATCACGAATTTTCAAaactataaataataattttaaaaaatataaaaaaaaatgttaacatgtGTGTTGATTCTAGGAAAAAGGCTATGTGTATGACATACAAAGATAATCTATACATGCTTTATTGAAATTATGGAGAGGCTAAATCTAACCATTTTTCCTCTTTCTGAATGTTATCCTCCTCTTCGAATCACCTGTTATGTATGCTAGTTTCACCTTATTTCTAGCCATGGTAGTGAGGATCAGAAGACAACACAACAGAGAAGTTGTGAAAATGTTTTATCTTATGTTTTTCTTATGACTCTAGTTGTCTGCTTAAATAGACAAATTTGAGATACATTATactgttttaaaaatataatattaaatttggtcaaaagaaaatataatattaaatacgcATTATActctttatataaattttaatgaattaaaatattaaatttatttcactataaatttcaatattttgaCTAGACATTGtagatatatattaataaatgtttattcatatactattgatttatcaaatatattaaaaattattaaaagggaaatttatttatttttcaataaaaattttaatactatataaaaaaaatattattcaaatattattttggacatcattatttacttattttatatgctaagtatttttgtaagttttcattaaactcataaatatttttttgtaatgtaaaTATGGTAAAGTTaaaaattttagttttatatttaatagttattattttatgaaacataaatgacattaattattttagattttttttattaaaatataattgtttgaaattcatgcccttgcatatattatacattgtttcTACCAATTAAATTAAGCTCATGAGTtaaaataagggtataataggaagaaaatctacaaaaatacatttttctaATTTGGTGTTGCTATTCTAATAAAACATCGTTTAAAAACGAACAGAGGGAGTAACATCTACATATTTTAAGGAAGAAGTGTATACATTGtaataaaaaagaagagaagaatagTGCAATTCGATATTTTTCACAGGACTGTGggtgaattttaaaataattaaaattggaCGGATCATGATGTAGACATTGTTCATTATCTAGCtagattttaataaataatcaaataaaatattcaaaaaatttcatataatgtatgaaacaatattaaataaaacaaacatcataaaattcataattaaatttattaaaaatttcaaactcattaattatagtaatattatgaaattcaatattttttataaggttataaaatctaattattaattaatatagtaaaaactaattaaggttttatgtttactttttatataaataatatttattttctttatccaAAGACAATAATAAAAACTAGCCTCAAATTCCTTTATATATGAATGAGAATTTCAAAGCCGCCCTTGAAAAGTCAACtcttttgataaaattgttCATTGAACCTAtagttaaataattaaatatcatttaaaaaaaattattaactaaATATAGTATTATGAATATATTATATTAGTACAAAATATACGGTTcctaaaataatattcaaaggTAAAgcaatttaaatttcaaactaGCATTGTACAACATAATAGGTAGTCTTGAACAGGGGCCCACCTTACTTTGAGTCAGTGACACACTCGAATAAGGATCACTAGTGATGGCCTCGTATAAGGATCACAATGTTGCATCCGCGATGGACAATATATCTTTAGTATGTTTTTCCTATGACCCTCTTCGAAGTGGACTATATTCTAGAA
It encodes:
- the LOC25490972 gene encoding agamous-like MADS-box protein AGL80, whose translation is MARNKVKLAYITGDSKRRITFRKRKNGIMKKINEISTLCGVEACAIISEQNNPRVEVWPSDSGVRSVISRFRSLPGYEQCKKMVDQEVFLKQSIGKVYEQLKKQREETRKMEMTNIIDHYIQTIEFNGNSMSKSDLNDFSSFIDENLKEVNLKMKEMTIKDQKEVGNGVGL